The Schistocerca piceifrons isolate TAMUIC-IGC-003096 chromosome 5, iqSchPice1.1, whole genome shotgun sequence genome has a segment encoding these proteins:
- the LOC124798589 gene encoding uncharacterized protein LOC124798589: MVKGVSCRTVGCRLADAEVLTRIECELVVSRRLGTRDFEFLDVKLAKLGGDGLGFMSEQYVVDVRIRTADSKLCNLRFFAKTLPRQSRLREDFIAAYGCFNREVAFYSTVAPLLKTALQQNGGKQKYIPECYFTTKDTLVFEDLTEGDFRSLEPGQALDYDHCSLVLKNLAALHAASILHEENVIKSEGKIYRISDSCSVDLVDKTTATVEIDGKARNWFDSCVKTVEPLLELLPKYKGKCDAIRAELPCMRAVAERLLSPSDELRSVVCHGDLWTSNLLFRYQADSPTQVRFVDFQMARYLPPSTDVMVFLHLSTRRSFRQQWEPRLLGEYYEALERELWHGGVDAQRVLPRQQFLDSCEAARDLGRAVAAAYCPTVLMPAEHTDGMLRMRDDFERILLVDRGREVCECFLEYPEYRDRVTEVVQEFVDHCILSSNPSIQNE, from the coding sequence ATGGTTAAGGGCGTCAGTTGCAGGACCGTCGGCTGCCGGCTGGCGGACGCCGAAGTCCTCACCAGGATCGAGTGCGAGCTGGTGGTCAGTCGGCGCCTCGGCACTCGCGACTTCGAGTTCCTCGACGTCAAGCTGGCCAAACTGGGCGGCGACGGGCTGGGCTTCATGAGCGAGCAGTACGTCGTGGACGTCCGGATCCGCACCGCCGACAGCAAACTGTGCAACCTCAGGTTCTTCGCCAAGACTCTACCCCGTCAGTCGCGCCTACGGGAAGACTTTATCGCTGCCTACGGTTGCTTCAACAGGGAAGTGGCGTTCTACTCTACCGTCGCGCCCTTGCTCAAGACTGCTCTGCAGCAGAACGGGGGCAAACAGAAGTATATACCGGAATGCTACTTCACGACGAAGGACACACTCGTCTTCGAAGATCTGACCGAGGGCGATTTCAGAAGTTTGGAGCCCGGTCAGGCTCTGGATTACGACCACTGCTCGCTCGTACTGAAGAATCTCGCCGCCCTGCACGCTGCCAGTATCTTGCACGAGGAGAACGTTATCAAGTCGGAGGGGAAGATCTACCGCATAAGTGACAGCTGTTCAGTCGACCTAGTGGACAAGACGACCGCCACGGTGGAGATAGACGGGAAGGCGAGGAACTGGTTCGATTCGTGCGTCAAGACTGTGGAGCCGCTCTTGGAGTTGCTGCCCAAGTACAAGGGGAAGTGCGACGCGATCCGAGCCGAGCTACCGTGCATGCGGGCGGTGGCGGAAAGACTGTTGTCCCCGTCTGACGAGCTCCGCAGCGTGGTGTGCCACGGCGACCTGTGGACGAGCAACCTGCTGTTCCGCTACCAGGCCGACAGCCCCACGCAGGTGCGCTTCGTCGACTTCCAGATGGCGCGGTACCTGCCGCCCAGCACTGACGTCATGGTGTTCCTGCACCTGTCGACGCGGCGGAGCTTCCGCCAGCAGTGGGAGCCGCGCCTGCTCGGCGAGTACTACGAGGCGCTGGAGCGGGAGCTGTGGCACGGCGGCGTAGACGCGCAGCGGGTGCTGCCGCGCCAGCAGTTCCTGGACAGCTGCGAGGCGGCGCGCGACCTGGGGCGGGCCGTGGCGGCCGCCTACTGCCCCACCGTCCTCATGCCCGCAGAGCACACCGACGGCATGCTGCGCATGCGTGACGACTTCGAACGCATCCTGCTGGTCGACCGGGGTCGGGAAGTCTGCGAGTGCTTCCTCGAGTACCCAGAATACCGCGACAGGGTTACGGAGGTCGTGCAAGAGTTTGTGGATCACTGTATCCTGTCCTCGAATCCCAGCATTCAAAATGAGTGA